The following DNA comes from Camelus dromedarius isolate mCamDro1 chromosome 6, mCamDro1.pat, whole genome shotgun sequence.
CAATGGATACGTCTTCAATCATGGCATCTATCAGATTTGGGTGGGCACACCTACATACCTTTAAGATTTCAGGATCTGAAACCATGGTTACTTGTTGCTTGATTTCAGGCTCCGTATCCATGGGGTCTTCTTGTTTAATTTCAGGGTGTGTACAAATGGAAGCTTCTTGCGTGGATTCAGGATCTGTACATATGAGAACTTCCTGCTTGGAGTCAGGGTCTGTACACATGGGTGCTTCTAGGTTAAATTCAGAGTCTGTACCGATAAGTAATTTCTGATTGGAGTCAGGGTCTGTACACATGGATACTACCTGCTTGTTCAAAGTTACTACACCTTTAGGTTTCTGGAAAAACCATGGAGATTTCTGTCCTGGCAAAATATACGATGCAACTCCTTTGTAGAAAAGAGCTCTATTTGGTCCCAAAGGTAACATCTCTTCTAGTTTTTTCTCACCTTGATGCAAGTGAAGAACTTTAGATATGTGGTCTGCTACAGCTAAGATGATGTTACCTTTTTTGTCGAAGTTCTCTCTGACGGAGGTGTAGGAAGACAAGCACTTGTAGCGAAAGCTTTCAAACATGCCCTCCGGGATGATGTCGTTGCCCAGCAGGCAGGCCAGGAGAGGCAGGTCGCAcaggctgagccccaggctcTGGCAGAGCTTCTCCCGGCACAGCATGATGGTGTCCAGGCTCTCCAGGCACAGCTCGCTGATTGAGAAGTAGGGACAGGTGTTGTAAATTAAGTAGTCTGTGTCCTCTCCAAGAATCCCGAGACAGTGGTTCTGGAGGCCATAGGAAGCCACCTCGTAGTCGGCCTCCTGTAATGAACACAGAGTCTCCTGACCCAGGGTCTTCAGAGCAAACCGCGTAAATATGGCCAGCCCCGAGGGGATAAAGAACATGTTCCTGCCAGGCTGCTCCTTGTGGGACTTGACGTAATGAAAAATCCTGGCTATCTCCCTGTTGTTCTTGAGTCTTCGCTTCACCCACTCATCTCTCTTGTTCTGTTCCACCATGCCATCAAAGAAGAATATCAACTTGATGCCAGCAGTTGTAAAAGTTTTCACAAATTCTCGCAAAGAGGAAAAGTACTCTCGCCATTGGCCACCACAGATCCAAGAGTCTGGCGTGTACCAGTATCTGAGGCAACACATGGCGTCCACCACGACGGTGGGAGTGCATCCGGGATGCTCGCTCCGGTGGCGCTCCGCCAGCTCTTTGAAGTTTACCGCAGTGCAGACATGTGGGCAGCTACTTCCCACAAACCCCTGCAAGCCTCTCACGCCCATAATGAAACTCCTGGAAGGGTCTGGA
Coding sequences within:
- the FAM120B gene encoding constitutive coactivator of peroxisome proliferator-activated receptor gamma isoform X2 encodes the protein MGVRGLQGFVGSSCPHVCTAVNFKELAERHRSEHPGCTPTVVVDAMCCLRYWYTPDSWICGGQWREYFSSLREFVKTFTTAGIKLIFFFDGMVEQNKRDEWVKRRLKNNREIARIFHYVKSHKEQPGRNMFFIPSGLAIFTRFALKTLGQETLCSLQEADYEVASYGLQNHCLGILGEDTDYLIYNTCPYFSISELCLESLDTIMLCREKLCQSLGLSLCDLPLLACLLGNDIIPEGMFESFRYKCLSSYTSVRENFDKKGNIILAVADHISKVLHLHQGEKKLEEMLPLGPNRALFYKGVASYILPGQKSPWFFQKPKGVVTLNKQVVSMCTDPDSNQKLLIGTDSEFNLEAPMCTDPDSKQEVLICTDPESTQEASICTHPEIKQEDPMDTEPEIKQQVTMVSDPEILKVARAHHVQAESYLVYNVLSSGEVECGNSLEDALDRTLPGQAQVYRPVRQRVYSLLLGGSQGGTPSLKLLWLSTEPGIQVRRLDALLACFDLSSLKEELQALESPFQALCCLLIYLFVQVDALCLEDLHAFIAQALCLQEKSTAQLMDLQLDHVDPRAVQLGSLLVRGLTTLVLVNSACGFPWTAADFMPWNLFDGKLFHQKYLQSEKGHAVAVLVEQNRSRLTTFHTLKSIVCKACVKEDRPVVSRRHWRAHHSGRWGRQGSSSHRTSSGHSRSGQGQHWRDQGPGSRQHEPDQWRRY
- the FAM120B gene encoding constitutive coactivator of peroxisome proliferator-activated receptor gamma isoform X1, giving the protein MGVRGLQGFVGSSCPHVCTAVNFKELAERHRSEHPGCTPTVVVDAMCCLRYWYTPDSWICGGQWREYFSSLREFVKTFTTAGIKLIFFFDGMVEQNKRDEWVKRRLKNNREIARIFHYVKSHKEQPGRNMFFIPSGLAIFTRFALKTLGQETLCSLQEADYEVASYGLQNHCLGILGEDTDYLIYNTCPYFSISELCLESLDTIMLCREKLCQSLGLSLCDLPLLACLLGNDIIPEGMFESFRYKCLSSYTSVRENFDKKGNIILAVADHISKVLHLHQGEKKLEEMLPLGPNRALFYKGVASYILPGQKSPWFFQKPKGVVTLNKQVVSMCTDPDSNQKLLIGTDSEFNLEAPMCTDPDSKQEVLICTDPESTQEASICTHPEIKQEDPMDTEPEIKQQVTMVSDPEILKVARAHHVQAESYLVYNVLSSGEVECGNSLEDALDRTLPGQAQVYRPVRQRVYSLLLGGSQGDASTCPTVKEWFVYSGNPLRHPDLVRPLQMNIPGGTPSLKLLWLSTEPGIQVRRLDALLACFDLSSLKEELQALESPFQALCCLLIYLFVQVDALCLEDLHAFIAQALCLQEKSTAQLMDLQLDHVDPRAVQLGSLLVRGLTTLVLVNSACGFPWTAADFMPWNLFDGKLFHQKYLQSEKGHAVAVLVEQNRSRLTTFHTLKSIVCKACVKEDRPVVSRRHWRAHHSGRWGRQGSSSHRTSSGHSRSGQGQHWRDQGPGSRQHEPDQWRRY